In a genomic window of Flammeovirga agarivorans:
- a CDS encoding ABC transporter ATP-binding protein, translating into MIEIKNIQKSFEGKTVLSDISATFEKGRTNMIIGASGTGKSVLLKTIVGLFSPDDGEVLYDQRDFHRSDRKEQKKIRSEIGMLFQGSALFDSLTVAENVRFPLNVHSDMSESEKDDRVNFYLKRVGLENAAHKMPSEISGGMQKRVGIARAIVMNSQYLFCDEPNSGLDPQTAWMIDQLIHEITQEYNLTTVIVSHDMNSVMEIGEYIMFMYKGLKVWEGDKTNILDAEPQALKDFLFANKLVRTFKGMK; encoded by the coding sequence ATGATTGAAATTAAGAATATACAGAAGTCTTTTGAAGGCAAAACCGTACTTTCTGACATTAGTGCTACTTTCGAAAAAGGAAGAACTAATATGATTATTGGTGCCAGTGGTACAGGTAAAAGTGTGCTGTTAAAAACTATTGTAGGGTTATTCTCTCCAGATGATGGTGAAGTGCTGTATGATCAAAGAGATTTCCATAGATCAGATCGTAAAGAGCAAAAGAAAATTCGTAGTGAAATTGGTATGCTCTTTCAAGGTTCTGCACTCTTCGATTCATTAACTGTTGCTGAAAACGTTCGCTTCCCACTTAATGTCCACTCTGACATGTCGGAAAGTGAGAAAGACGATAGAGTAAACTTCTACCTAAAAAGAGTTGGTCTCGAAAATGCTGCCCATAAAATGCCATCAGAGATTTCCGGAGGTATGCAAAAGCGTGTGGGTATTGCTAGAGCTATTGTCATGAACTCACAATATTTATTTTGTGATGAACCCAATTCTGGTCTTGATCCTCAAACAGCTTGGATGATTGATCAGTTAATTCATGAAATTACTCAAGAATACAACCTTACTACCGTAATTGTTTCCCATGACATGAACTCTGTAATGGAGATTGGTGAATATATTATGTTTATGTATAAAGGTTTAAAAGTATGGGAAGGTGATAAGACAAATATTCTTGATGCCGAGCCACAAGCATTAAAAGACTTCTTATTTGCCAATAAATTAGTTCGAACCTTTAAAGGGATGAAGTAA
- a CDS encoding MlaE family ABC transporter permease, with protein MRRLGEYLIFLGRMFTNRESFSTYLRLFFQECVNIGINSLFLIGFVSLFVGAVIALQMAYNIVSPLLPKYIIGLATREMMILEMAPTLSAIVFAGKVGSQIAGGIGTMRITEQIDALEVMGINSASYLVLPKIAAGMIMLPLLCICAGALGIWGGWLATLFGNLSPVEDYIYGIQLEFVPFEVPFSIIKSFVFGFIVTSIAAFKGYNVKGGALEVGKASTDAVTSSCIAILAADFILADTLLG; from the coding sequence ATGAGAAGGCTTGGTGAATACCTCATCTTTCTAGGAAGGATGTTTACAAACAGGGAATCTTTTTCTACCTACCTCCGACTATTTTTTCAAGAATGTGTCAATATCGGTATTAATTCACTGTTCTTAATTGGATTTGTTTCTCTATTCGTAGGTGCGGTAATCGCTCTACAAATGGCTTATAACATTGTGAGTCCACTTCTTCCAAAATATATCATTGGGTTGGCCACTAGGGAAATGATGATCCTAGAAATGGCTCCTACTCTATCTGCCATCGTATTTGCAGGTAAAGTAGGTTCTCAAATTGCTGGTGGAATTGGGACAATGCGTATTACAGAGCAAATAGATGCCCTAGAAGTAATGGGTATCAACTCTGCTTCCTATTTAGTACTACCTAAAATTGCTGCAGGCATGATTATGCTACCATTATTGTGTATTTGTGCTGGTGCCTTAGGTATCTGGGGAGGCTGGCTTGCTACTCTATTTGGCAACTTATCTCCTGTCGAAGACTATATATATGGTATACAGTTAGAGTTTGTGCCATTTGAAGTACCATTTTCTATCATCAAATCATTCGTATTTGGTTTTATAGTAACTTCAATTGCTGCATTCAAAGGTTACAATGTTAAAGGTGGAGCATTAGAAGTAGGTAAAGCAAGTACAGATGCTGTTACTTCTTCTTGTATTGCTATTTTAGCTGCCGATTTTATTTTAGCAGATACTTTACTGGGATAA
- a CDS encoding calcium/sodium antiporter — MENQLIINILELIGGLIVLIGGGEFLVKGSTSFALRCKVPAIIVGLTIVAFGTSSPELFISLYSALQGNADLALGNVVGSNICNLAMVLGCISIIYPVKVSKTALKFDWPSVIVCSLTFLLFSRDGVVSSIEGIVFLLLLFVYIFFLLKRTKNDVHLQATTDEEFQLDEREEREQPKVLLWTKDIMYILTGIISLKFGAEWFINGSKSICLTQLGMSERAVGIFVLALGTSLPELVTSIVAAFKRETDLAFGNLIGSNILNILFVLGTSSLIVPIHVNDISLYDFLWMISIAVISTPLMYFQHSLYRYKGVLLLLLYSYYIYHIF, encoded by the coding sequence ATGGAAAACCAGTTAATCATCAACATACTTGAACTTATCGGAGGCCTCATCGTTCTGATAGGTGGAGGTGAATTTTTAGTAAAAGGTAGTACTAGCTTTGCCCTTAGATGTAAAGTACCTGCAATAATTGTTGGGCTTACAATAGTGGCATTTGGTACATCATCTCCTGAACTTTTTATTAGTTTATATTCTGCATTACAAGGCAACGCTGATCTTGCCTTGGGTAATGTTGTCGGGTCCAATATCTGCAACCTAGCCATGGTATTAGGTTGTATTTCGATTATCTATCCAGTTAAAGTCAGTAAAACAGCACTAAAATTTGATTGGCCCTCCGTAATAGTTTGCTCACTAACCTTCCTTCTTTTCTCTCGTGATGGTGTAGTTAGTTCTATAGAAGGCATCGTTTTTCTACTATTACTTTTTGTCTACATCTTCTTCTTATTGAAAAGAACAAAAAATGATGTACATCTACAGGCTACAACCGATGAAGAGTTTCAATTAGATGAAAGAGAAGAGAGAGAACAACCCAAAGTACTTTTATGGACCAAAGACATCATGTATATCCTAACCGGTATCATTTCACTTAAATTTGGCGCAGAATGGTTTATCAATGGCTCTAAATCTATTTGCCTTACTCAATTAGGTATGAGTGAAAGAGCTGTAGGTATTTTTGTTTTAGCACTAGGCACAAGCTTACCGGAATTAGTGACCTCTATCGTTGCCGCATTTAAGCGAGAAACTGATTTAGCTTTTGGAAACCTAATTGGCTCAAATATCCTCAACATCCTTTTTGTCTTAGGTACAAGTAGTCTAATTGTTCCCATTCATGTCAACGACATTTCATTATATGATTTTTTATGGATGATTAGTATAGCAGTTATTTCCACTCCTCTTATGTATTTCCAACACAGCCTATATCGTTACAAAGGTGTCCTACTATTATTACTCTATAGCTACTATATCTATCATATCTTCTAA
- the upp gene encoding uracil phosphoribosyltransferase gives MSKTFILNQEANVGSNYINELRDINVQTDRARFRRNLERVGELLSYEISKTLEYKDIDVTTPLGVDHSRTIADELVVTTILRAGLPMYQGVLNVFDHADSGFIASYRSNTPGSDVEINMEYVASGNLDGKLVILADPMLATGKSLLLALEGLLKNGTPKHVHIMAAIASQPGVDYILENINVPSTLWLGAIDPELNSKSYIIPGLGDAGDLCFGEKI, from the coding sequence ATGTCAAAAACATTTATTTTAAACCAAGAAGCTAATGTAGGCTCCAACTACATTAATGAACTAAGAGATATAAACGTACAAACTGATAGAGCTAGGTTCAGAAGAAATCTTGAAAGAGTTGGTGAACTGCTTAGTTATGAAATCAGTAAAACACTAGAATATAAAGATATTGATGTAACTACTCCACTAGGTGTAGATCATTCTAGAACTATTGCGGATGAATTAGTGGTAACAACTATTCTAAGAGCGGGTTTACCAATGTACCAAGGAGTGCTGAACGTCTTTGATCATGCAGACAGTGGTTTCATTGCCTCTTATCGTTCAAACACTCCTGGTAGTGATGTAGAAATCAATATGGAGTATGTTGCTTCTGGAAACTTAGATGGTAAACTAGTGATCTTAGCTGACCCTATGCTTGCAACAGGTAAATCTCTTTTATTAGCTCTTGAAGGTTTATTGAAAAATGGTACACCAAAGCATGTACACATTATGGCTGCCATTGCTAGCCAACCGGGTGTTGATTATATTTTAGAAAATATCAATGTTCCTAGTACATTATGGCTTGGTGCAATAGATCCTGAGTTAAACAGTAAATCCTACATTATTCCTGGCTTAGGAGATGCAGGTGATTTATGCTTTGGAGAAAAGATTTAA
- a CDS encoding TlpA family protein disulfide reductase: MKLSRSIIVSTLLVLLSFEFCHAQENEIKEYSKKADFYLINKEGKHVEMLDFRGKVLFVIFAASWSQDFFDDFDEIKNLQKEFMGKDVTFLFVVADVLNNWESFINENGVRPEQTIRYTYKLPNTSPKCEKCFVSEHFNQDNIPSYYVFTKRGETLGLELPSPKENKGIKKLLTGAKSMKYK, from the coding sequence ATGAAGTTATCTCGATCTATTATTGTCTCAACACTATTGGTCTTGCTCTCTTTTGAATTTTGTCATGCTCAGGAGAATGAAATTAAAGAGTATTCAAAGAAGGCTGATTTTTATCTCATCAACAAAGAAGGGAAGCATGTAGAAATGCTCGATTTCAGAGGAAAAGTACTGTTCGTTATTTTTGCTGCTTCTTGGAGTCAGGATTTTTTCGATGATTTTGATGAAATAAAAAATTTACAAAAAGAATTTATGGGAAAGGATGTGACTTTCCTATTTGTTGTCGCTGATGTATTAAATAATTGGGAAAGTTTCATCAATGAAAATGGAGTGAGACCAGAACAAACCATCAGATACACCTATAAGTTACCGAACACATCACCGAAATGTGAAAAGTGTTTCGTTTCCGAACACTTCAATCAAGATAATATTCCTTCTTACTATGTTTTTACAAAAAGAGGGGAAACATTAGGCTTAGAGTTACCTAGTCCTAAAGAAAATAAAGGGATAAAAAAGCTCTTAACTGGTGCAAAATCAATGAAATATAAATAA